One segment of Streptomyces sp. NA02950 DNA contains the following:
- a CDS encoding alkene reductase, which yields MTNTSVQSPASVESPLFAPSRLGPLELPNRLVMAPLTRNRAGADGVPGPMMTTYYAQRASAGLIIAEAATPNAVGQTYPHIPGIHTGAQVAGWRRVTDAVRAAGGRMFLQLQHGGRVGHPDTHGLTPVAPSPVPLPETIHTPQGRQPAFPPREMTADDIRSTVADFAAAARNAIDAGFEGVEVHSANGHLLHQFLAKNTNRRTDGYGGAVSGRIRFTVEVVRAVADAIGPERTGLRISPGNTVNSIAEGDTDEIYPALVRVLAGTGLAYLHIVFADPDQPLYRDIRRDWPGTLMANPALGRGPLPADGGRRAGERLLASGADLIALGRAFMANPDLVERLRIGAPLNPVRDRYAMYTGGETGYTDYPTLASAR from the coding sequence ATGACGAACACATCAGTACAGTCCCCCGCATCGGTGGAGTCCCCGCTCTTCGCCCCCTCCCGCCTCGGCCCCCTGGAACTGCCCAACCGTCTGGTGATGGCACCGCTGACCCGCAACCGGGCCGGGGCCGACGGGGTGCCGGGTCCCATGATGACGACGTACTACGCACAGCGCGCCTCCGCGGGGCTGATCATCGCCGAGGCGGCCACGCCGAACGCCGTGGGGCAGACGTATCCCCACATCCCCGGGATCCACACCGGTGCGCAGGTGGCGGGTTGGCGACGGGTGACCGACGCGGTCCGTGCCGCCGGTGGCCGGATGTTCCTGCAGTTGCAGCACGGAGGACGGGTCGGCCACCCCGACACCCACGGTCTGACGCCCGTCGCGCCGTCACCCGTCCCGCTCCCGGAGACGATCCACACCCCTCAGGGACGTCAACCCGCCTTTCCGCCCCGGGAGATGACTGCCGACGACATCCGGTCCACCGTGGCCGACTTCGCCGCGGCGGCCCGCAACGCCATCGATGCCGGGTTCGAGGGCGTCGAGGTGCACTCGGCCAACGGCCACCTCCTGCACCAGTTCCTGGCGAAGAACACCAACCGGCGCACCGACGGCTACGGCGGTGCGGTTTCCGGCCGGATCCGCTTCACGGTCGAGGTGGTCCGGGCCGTCGCCGACGCGATCGGTCCCGAACGGACCGGACTGCGCATCTCCCCCGGAAACACGGTCAACAGCATCGCGGAAGGCGACACCGACGAGATCTACCCGGCGCTGGTCAGGGTGCTGGCCGGCACCGGCCTGGCCTATCTGCACATCGTGTTCGCCGACCCGGACCAGCCGCTCTACCGGGACATCCGGCGTGACTGGCCGGGCACACTGATGGCCAATCCGGCGCTGGGGCGGGGTCCGCTGCCCGCCGACGGCGGCCGCCGCGCGGGCGAACGGCTGTTGGCCTCCGGAGCCGACCTCATCGCGCTCGGCCGCGCGTTCATGGCCAATCCCGACCTGGTCGAACGACTGCGCATCGGCGCGCCCCTCAATCCGGTGCGGGACCGGTACGCGATGTACACGGGCGGAGAGACGGGCTACACCGACTACCCGACCCTGGCCAGCGCCCGTTGA
- a CDS encoding MerR family transcriptional regulator has product MRIGELARRSGVSERSLRYYEQQGLLRAERTPGGHRDYGDWAVDRVIRIQELLAAGLNSAKIAQLLPCMRDGDGGPSEIATRQLVTELIGERDRIDRMIGDLIRSRDVLDEVIATASDG; this is encoded by the coding sequence ATGCGCATCGGTGAACTGGCCCGGCGGAGCGGGGTGAGCGAGCGTTCGCTGCGCTACTACGAACAGCAGGGACTGCTGCGCGCGGAGCGCACTCCCGGCGGCCACCGCGACTACGGCGACTGGGCCGTCGACCGGGTCATCCGCATTCAGGAACTGCTGGCCGCGGGACTGAACAGCGCGAAGATCGCCCAGTTGCTGCCCTGTATGCGGGACGGGGACGGCGGGCCGTCCGAGATCGCCACCCGGCAGCTGGTCACCGAACTCATCGGGGAACGGGACCGCATCGACCGCATGATCGGCGATCTGATCCGCTCACGCGATGTCCTGGACGAGGTGATCGCCACGGCGTCGGACGGATGA
- a CDS encoding MBL fold metallo-hydrolase — protein MISQSPLIALADGVHLWSPRPSTGWGLANCGLIVSPDGAAAWVDTPYDRRMALDFLERSRTLLPDGGRIGRVIVTHANGDHLWGAEVLPDPEVVATREALGHIAWEPKPRQLHALVHGSDPETPLGWYLQRHFGRFDWSATDVVEPTLTFTGELDLCIGQVPVQLFGLPSAHTTGDLIAYLPRQRVAFTGDVIFASGTEDPGDHAVHWAGPLSHVIAACERVLATGAEIIVPGHGPVLDPEGVRGHIRYLEHLRHRSHQLHQAGVPALDAARALIAENTFPRLGLPERMVITVATEYRHLDGAADGPDILAVMADVAQVAWERREEVAAD, from the coding sequence ATGATCTCGCAGTCGCCGCTCATCGCCCTCGCCGACGGAGTCCACCTGTGGTCCCCCAGACCGAGTACCGGATGGGGACTGGCCAACTGCGGTCTGATCGTCTCCCCCGACGGCGCCGCCGCCTGGGTGGACACCCCCTACGACCGGCGGATGGCCCTCGACTTCCTGGAGCGCAGCAGGACCCTGCTCCCCGACGGCGGCCGCATCGGACGGGTGATCGTCACCCATGCCAACGGTGACCATCTGTGGGGTGCGGAGGTGCTGCCGGACCCGGAGGTCGTGGCCACCCGTGAGGCGCTCGGTCATATCGCCTGGGAGCCGAAGCCACGGCAGCTGCACGCCCTGGTGCACGGCAGCGATCCGGAGACACCGCTCGGCTGGTACCTCCAGCGCCACTTCGGACGGTTCGACTGGTCCGCCACCGATGTCGTGGAGCCGACCCTGACCTTCACCGGCGAACTCGATCTGTGCATCGGGCAGGTGCCGGTCCAGCTGTTCGGACTGCCCTCCGCGCACACCACCGGTGATCTGATCGCCTATCTGCCGCGGCAGCGCGTGGCGTTCACCGGGGATGTCATCTTCGCCTCCGGCACGGAGGACCCCGGCGACCACGCGGTGCACTGGGCGGGCCCGCTGAGCCACGTGATCGCCGCCTGTGAACGGGTGCTGGCCACCGGGGCCGAGATCATCGTCCCGGGCCACGGTCCGGTGCTCGATCCGGAGGGCGTCCGCGGCCACATCCGCTACCTCGAGCACCTCCGCCACCGCAGTCATCAGCTGCACCAGGCCGGGGTCCCCGCCCTGGACGCGGCCCGCGCCCTCATCGCAGAGAACACCTTTCCGCGGCTGGGACTGCCCGAACGGATGGTCATCACGGTGGCCACCGAATACCGCCATCTCGACGGGGCAGCAGACGGTCCGGACATCCTCGCCGTCATGGCCGATGTCGCCCAGGTCGCCTGGGAGCGACGGGAGGAGGTGGCGGCGGACTAG
- a CDS encoding glutamate synthase subunit beta — protein sequence MADPKGFLTTPRRLPPRRPVAERVRDWDEVYAPGGLLPIISAQAGRCMDCGIPFCHQGCPLGNLIPEWNDLVSRDDWLRAIERLHATNNFPEFTGRLCPAPCESACVLAINQPAVTIKNVEVAIADRAWESGRVPHRPPERLTGRTVAVIGSGPAGLAAAQQLTRAGHTVAVYERDDRAGGLLRYGIPAFKMEKHHLDRRLAQMRAEGTKFRTGVGVGTDVDAAELRSRYDALVIAVGARAWRELPVPGRELAGIHQAMEFLPMANRVQEGDYLRPPINAEGKHVVIIGGGDTGADCLGTVLRQGAASVTQLDIHPRPGEERDEAEPWPTYPRIYRMSAAHEEADELAAAPEADVDARVFSATTVRFEGTAPDAACPHGGVRALRLVGAEREGRPEPGGERVLPADLVLLALGFRGPEHDGLFDQLGLETDTRGNIARDVDFGAGADGVFVAGDAGRGQSLIVWAIAEGRSAAAAVDRYLTGSTTLPAPIEPADRPLTA from the coding sequence ATGGCCGACCCGAAGGGTTTTCTCACCACACCGCGCCGCCTTCCACCCCGCCGCCCCGTGGCCGAGCGGGTGCGGGACTGGGACGAGGTCTACGCACCGGGCGGACTGCTGCCGATCATCAGCGCCCAGGCCGGTCGCTGTATGGACTGCGGTATCCCGTTCTGCCACCAGGGCTGCCCGCTGGGCAATCTCATCCCGGAGTGGAACGACCTGGTCTCGCGGGACGACTGGCTGCGGGCCATCGAGCGGCTGCACGCCACCAACAACTTCCCGGAGTTCACCGGGCGGCTGTGTCCGGCCCCGTGCGAGAGCGCGTGTGTGCTCGCCATCAACCAGCCGGCGGTCACCATCAAGAACGTCGAGGTCGCCATCGCCGACCGGGCGTGGGAGAGCGGCCGTGTCCCGCACCGGCCCCCGGAGCGGCTGACCGGCCGCACCGTCGCGGTGATCGGCTCGGGCCCCGCGGGTCTGGCCGCGGCCCAGCAGCTGACACGGGCGGGGCACACCGTGGCGGTGTACGAGCGGGACGACCGGGCGGGCGGTCTGCTGCGCTACGGCATCCCCGCGTTCAAGATGGAGAAGCACCACCTGGACCGGCGGCTGGCGCAGATGCGGGCCGAGGGCACCAAATTCCGTACCGGGGTGGGCGTGGGCACCGATGTGGACGCCGCCGAGCTCAGATCCCGCTACGACGCGCTGGTGATCGCGGTGGGCGCGCGGGCCTGGCGGGAGCTGCCGGTGCCCGGCCGGGAACTGGCCGGGATCCACCAGGCGATGGAGTTCCTGCCGATGGCCAACCGGGTCCAGGAGGGCGACTACCTCCGGCCGCCGATCAACGCCGAGGGCAAGCACGTCGTGATCATCGGCGGCGGGGACACCGGCGCCGACTGCCTGGGTACCGTACTGCGGCAGGGCGCCGCCTCGGTGACCCAGCTGGACATCCACCCCCGGCCGGGCGAGGAGCGGGACGAGGCCGAGCCCTGGCCCACCTACCCCAGGATCTACCGGATGTCCGCCGCCCACGAGGAGGCGGACGAGCTGGCGGCCGCACCGGAGGCGGACGTGGACGCCCGGGTGTTCTCGGCCACCACCGTCCGCTTCGAGGGCACCGCACCGGACGCGGCGTGCCCGCACGGCGGCGTCCGGGCGCTGCGGCTGGTCGGGGCGGAGCGCGAGGGGCGGCCGGAGCCGGGCGGCGAGCGGGTGCTCCCCGCCGATCTGGTGCTGCTCGCCCTGGGGTTCCGCGGTCCGGAGCACGACGGGCTCTTCGACCAGCTCGGGCTGGAGACCGACACCCGGGGGAACATCGCCCGCGACGTGGACTTCGGCGCCGGGGCGGACGGGGTCTTCGTGGCCGGGGACGCGGGCCGCGGCCAGTCGCTGATCGTCTGGGCGATCGCCGAGGGCCGGTCGGCCGCGGCGGCCGTGGACCGCTATCTGACGGGCTCCACGACGCTTCCGGCGCCGATCGAACCGGCCGACCGCCCCCTCACGGCGTGA
- a CDS encoding nitronate monooxygenase family protein, whose product MDTPLTALTGVRHPIVQTGMGWVAGPRLVSAVAGAGALGILASSTMSPDRLRAAVREVASRTDAPFGVNLRADAGDAAERVRIIIEEGVRVASFALAPTRELIARLKDAGVVVIPSVGARRHAEKVAAWGADAVVVQGGEGGGHTGEVATGVLLPQVVDAVDIPVVAAGGFHDGRGLVAALVYGAAGIAMGTRFLLTSDSTVPDAVKARYLAAAVTDVTVTTAVDGLPHRMLRSELVDALERSGRAAALVRAVRHAAAFRRLSGLSWARMARDGLAMRRGRDLTWSQVLLAATTPMLLKASMVDGRTDTGVMTSGQVAGVIGDLPSCAELVDRVMAQAEAVRARLPAG is encoded by the coding sequence ATGGACACCCCGCTGACCGCGCTCACCGGCGTCCGCCACCCGATCGTCCAGACCGGTATGGGGTGGGTGGCCGGGCCCCGGCTGGTCTCCGCCGTGGCCGGCGCCGGGGCGCTGGGCATCCTCGCCTCCTCCACCATGTCCCCCGACCGGCTGCGGGCGGCGGTACGGGAGGTCGCCTCGCGCACCGACGCACCCTTCGGCGTCAATCTGCGGGCCGACGCGGGCGACGCCGCGGAGCGGGTGCGGATCATCATCGAGGAGGGCGTGCGGGTGGCGTCCTTCGCGCTGGCCCCCACCCGTGAGCTGATCGCCCGGCTGAAGGACGCGGGCGTGGTCGTCATCCCCTCCGTCGGCGCGCGACGGCACGCGGAGAAGGTGGCGGCCTGGGGTGCGGACGCGGTCGTGGTGCAGGGCGGCGAGGGCGGCGGCCACACCGGTGAGGTGGCCACCGGTGTGCTGCTCCCGCAGGTCGTGGACGCGGTGGACATCCCGGTGGTGGCCGCGGGCGGCTTCCACGACGGCCGGGGCCTGGTGGCCGCGCTCGTCTACGGGGCGGCCGGGATCGCGATGGGCACCCGCTTCCTGCTGACCTCCGACAGCACGGTGCCGGACGCGGTGAAGGCCCGCTATCTGGCCGCCGCGGTCACCGATGTCACCGTCACCACCGCGGTGGACGGACTGCCGCACCGGATGCTCCGCAGCGAGCTGGTCGACGCCCTGGAGCGCTCCGGGCGCGCCGCCGCCCTCGTCCGCGCCGTGCGCCACGCCGCCGCCTTCCGGCGGCTGTCCGGGCTGAGCTGGGCGCGGATGGCGCGCGACGGGCTGGCCATGCGCCGCGGCCGGGACCTCACCTGGAGCCAGGTGCTGCTGGCCGCCACCACCCCGATGCTGCTCAAGGCGTCGATGGTGGACGGCCGGACCGACACCGGGGTGATGACCTCGGGCCAGGTGGCCGGGGTCATCGGTGATCTGCCGTCCTGTGCGGAGCTGGTGGACCGGGTGATGGCACAGGCGGAGGCGGTACGCGCCCGGCTGCCGGCCGGATAG
- a CDS encoding CoA-transferase subunit beta: protein MSRGVSRAEYCVVACAEAWRGDGEILAAPMGVVPRIGARLARLTFAPGLLLTDGEAMLIGDDPEVVEGWLPYRRHLALVTGGGRHVMMGASQLDRHGNQNISCVGDWKRPRRQLLGVRGATVNTLNNPTSYWVPRHSRRVFVERVDMVCGVGHDRAAAAGPSASRFHDLRRVVTDLAVLDFATPDRALRVCSLHPGVTADQVREATGFPLAVADDVPRTREPSGAELRLIREVIDPEGLREREVPS, encoded by the coding sequence ATGAGCCGGGGCGTGAGCCGGGCCGAGTACTGCGTGGTGGCGTGCGCGGAGGCATGGCGGGGCGACGGGGAGATCCTGGCCGCGCCGATGGGGGTGGTGCCCCGGATCGGCGCACGGCTGGCCAGGCTCACTTTCGCGCCCGGTCTGCTGCTGACCGACGGCGAGGCCATGCTCATCGGCGACGACCCGGAGGTGGTGGAGGGCTGGCTGCCGTACCGCCGCCACCTGGCGCTGGTCACCGGCGGCGGACGCCATGTGATGATGGGCGCGAGCCAGCTCGACCGCCACGGCAACCAGAACATCAGTTGCGTCGGCGACTGGAAACGGCCCCGGCGGCAGCTGCTGGGGGTGCGCGGAGCGACCGTCAACACCCTGAACAACCCAACGAGTTACTGGGTACCCCGGCACTCCCGGCGGGTCTTCGTGGAGCGCGTGGACATGGTCTGCGGGGTCGGCCACGACCGGGCGGCCGCGGCCGGGCCCTCGGCGAGCCGCTTCCACGATCTGCGGCGGGTGGTGACCGATCTCGCCGTCCTCGATTTCGCCACCCCCGACCGCGCCCTGCGGGTGTGTTCCCTGCATCCGGGGGTGACCGCCGATCAGGTGCGGGAGGCCACCGGCTTCCCGCTGGCCGTCGCCGACGACGTCCCCCGCACCCGTGAGCCGAGCGGGGCCGAGCTGCGGCTGATCCGGGAGGTCATCGATCCGGAGGGGCTGCGCGAAAGGGAGGTGCCGTCCTGA
- a CDS encoding CoA transferase subunit A encodes MRHGDKRMSAAEAVGRIESGMTVGIGGWGSRRKPMALVRALLRTDVTDLTVVSFGGPDVGLLAAAGTIRTLVTAFATLDSIALEPHFRAAREGGTLELVELDEAMVMWGLTAAVHRLPFLPVRAGLGSDVMTVNPALRTVRSPYGDGEELAAVPALRLDVALVHLNRADAAGNGQYLGPDPYFDDLFCEAAERAYVSCERVVDTAEFAAAGGPQTLLVSRHSVTGVIEAPHGAHFTSCAPDYGRDEAFQSAYAKAATDPAAWREFSARFLSGDEDTYRAAVADFRRESR; translated from the coding sequence ATGAGGCACGGGGACAAGCGGATGAGCGCGGCGGAGGCGGTCGGCCGGATCGAGAGCGGGATGACGGTCGGCATCGGCGGCTGGGGTTCCCGCCGCAAACCGATGGCGCTGGTACGGGCCCTGCTGCGCACGGACGTCACGGATCTGACGGTGGTCTCCTTCGGCGGCCCGGACGTGGGGCTGCTGGCCGCCGCCGGAACGATCCGCACACTGGTCACCGCGTTCGCGACCCTGGACTCCATCGCCCTGGAGCCGCACTTCCGTGCGGCACGCGAGGGCGGCACCCTCGAACTGGTTGAACTGGACGAGGCGATGGTCATGTGGGGGCTGACCGCCGCGGTGCACCGGCTGCCGTTCCTGCCGGTCCGCGCGGGCCTCGGCTCGGACGTGATGACGGTCAACCCGGCACTGCGGACGGTCCGTTCCCCCTACGGGGACGGCGAGGAGCTGGCAGCCGTACCGGCGCTGCGGCTGGACGTGGCGCTGGTGCACCTCAACCGCGCGGACGCCGCGGGCAACGGCCAGTACCTGGGTCCCGACCCGTACTTCGACGACCTGTTCTGCGAGGCGGCGGAGCGGGCGTATGTCTCCTGCGAACGTGTGGTCGACACCGCGGAGTTCGCGGCGGCGGGCGGTCCGCAGACGCTGCTGGTCAGCCGTCACAGTGTGACCGGTGTGATCGAGGCCCCGCACGGCGCCCACTTCACCTCCTGCGCCCCCGACTACGGACGCGACGAGGCGTTCCAGAGCGCGTACGCCAAGGCCGCCACCGACCCCGCCGCATGGCGGGAGTTCAGTGCGCGCTTCCTGTCCGGGGACGAGGACACGTACCGGGCCGCGGTGGCGGACTTCCGGAGGGAGAGCCGATGA